The genomic window CTCACCGACATCCCCGACGAAGACTTCGATCGGGTGATGAAGATCAACCTCTACGGCGCCTTCTACGCCATCCGCGCGGCCACGCCCCTGCTCAAGGCCGCCGGCGGGGGAGCGGTGACTAACTTCGCTTCGGTCGCGGGTTTTCTTGCCCTGCCCATGCCCTCCTACTACCCGGCCTCGAAGGCCGCCGTCGTCGGCATGACCCGCGCCTTGGCCGGCGAACTGGCCCCCTTCCACATCCGCGTCAACGCGCTGGCCCCGGCCGGCATCAACACCGGGATGCTCACCCAGTCCGGCGACGACCACGTGCAGGCGCTGCTGGCCCTGCAGCCGCTCAAGCGCCTCGCCGAGCCGGAAGAGGTAGCCGAAACCCTCGTCTTCCTGTCCTCCGCCGCTGGCGCCCACTACACCGGCCAGGTCCTCTCGCCCTCCGGCGGCGCCCACCTCGCCTGACCGCCCCACAACACCGCAACGACGAAAGAAGGAAACAACACCATGCCGTTCAACCCCACCGCCCTGCAGCGCCTCGAAGACGAAATTAACCGTGACATCGACAACGGCGACTACGACGGCGTCAACGTCATCGTCGCCCAAGGCGGCGACATCGCCCTCCAAGGCACCTATGGCTTCGCCGAACGTGCCACCGAACGTTCTTCCCGCCCCGACGACGTCTACCGCATCCTCTCGCTGACCAAGGGTTTCACCAACGCCCTGGCCTACCGTGCCCTCGGCGAAGGCAAACTCGCCCTGTCCACCCGAGTCATCGACGTGATCCCCGAGTTCCTAGGCACCGACCCGTTCCACATGCTGCGCAAGGACCAGGTCAACCTGGGCCACCTGCTGACGCACCGCTCCGGCATGCCCGCCACCCCGAACCCCGGCCTGGGCCCCGACAAGTTTGGCGTGCTGGCCGACGTCATCCAGGCGCTCGGCTCCGTCGACGTCATCCATGACCCCGGCTCCCAGGTTAACTACTCGCCGTCTATCAACCACGCCCTGATCGGGGAGATGGTCCGTCGTGTCTACGGCTACGAGCACTTCCGCGACCTGGCCCGGGAAATGATCTTCGAGCCCCTCGGAATGAAAGACACCGCCTTCGGCCTGCCCGCCGAGCGCCAAGATCGGGCCGTGCCGATCAAGGTCTATGTCCCCGAGGGTGGCTTCCTGGCGCCCGAGGACATCGAATGCCTCAACGACTACATCACCGAAGACGCGGAAATGCCGTGGGTAGGCGCCACCTCCACGGCCGAGGATGTGTTCAAGTTCGCGGAGATGCTGCGCCGGAAGGGCGAGGTCGACGGCGAACAGCTGATCGCCCCGGCCGTCCTCGAACAGGCCACCTCCCTGCAGACTGGGGACATGATGAACGACCTGTACAGCATGGTCAACAACGAGCGCGGCTGGGAGGCGCCGAAGGGCAACATCGGCCTCGGCTTCATCCTCTCCGACGCCGGCACTGCCCCCAACTTCTTCGGCCCCTTCACCTCCGCCGGTTCGTTCGGCAACAACGGCGCCGGATCCACCCTCTTTTGGGTTGACCCGGTCCGCGACGTCACCTTCGTGTTCCTCTCCGCCGGCGTGATGGACGAAGGGCTCAACGTCGCCCGCTTCCAGAAACTCTCCACCATGGTCTCCGCCGCGGTCGTCTAGGCCCGGCACCTCCCCCTCCGCTGCTCCCGAAAGGCCCTTCACCATGACGTCCGTGCAAACCCCGCCCGTCGGCAAGTGCCCCGTCGCCCATACCTTCGACGCGATGGCCGACGACTACTACATTGACCCCGCCGCGTACCTCGCCGATTTCCGCCAAGACGCCCCAACGTTTTTCTACCCGCGCATGAACGCCTGGATCGTCACCCGCCACGAGGATGCCGTCACCGTGCTCTCCGACTGGAAGAGTTTTTCCTCCACCGCGAACTCTGATCGCATGGACGTCCCCGAAAAACACCAGGGGGTGATTTCCTCGGAGCTGATGTCGCGCGTGCTGCTCGGGTCCGACCCGGACGGGCACACCGTCGCCCGCGGCGTGGCCCAGCTCGGCTTCCTCCAAGAGGACATGCAGGCCCTCCAGCCGGAGATCGAGGCCCGTGCCCACCGCATCATCGACTCCTTCGAAAACAACGGCCGCGGCAATCTGCTCGAGGACTACGGCATCGAGTTGACCACCCAGACCCTGCTCGCGCACATGGGGTTGGGCTACGAGTACGCCGATTTCATCAAGCAGCTGCGCGACGACTTCTTCCACGTGCTCTCTTCGGCCCACGAACCGGTCTCCGAACCTGAGCACTCCACCGTGTGGGACCGGTACGTCGAATCCAACCTGCAGCTACGGGATCTCATCGAGTCCCGCCGCGATTCGGACGCCCGCGACCTGATCTCCATCATGGCCTCGCAGAAGAACGAACACGGCGAGTACATCTTGGGGGCCGACCAGATCGCGATCCATCTGACGGAGTTCGCCGCGGCCGGCACCGACACCACCGCCCAGGCCATGGCGAATGCGGTGTTGTTCCTGCAGGCCAACCCGGAGGCGAAGGACGACGCCCTGCTCGAGCCCGAGTTGTGGCCGCGCGTGTTCGAAGAAACCATCCGTCGCCGTAACTCTTCGACCTTCACCTCACGCCTGGCCACCGTGGACGCCGTGATCGGCGGCGCGGAGATCACGGCGGGAGACCGCATCCTCGTTGCTTTGACCTCCGCCAACACCGATCCGGATTACGTGGAGCGCCCCTTCGAGTTCGACATCCACCGCCCGGATCCGGAAGATCACCTGGCTTTTTCCACCGGGCGGCACAAGTGCCTGGGTAACCCG from Corynebacterium maris DSM 45190 includes these protein-coding regions:
- a CDS encoding SDR family NAD(P)-dependent oxidoreductase, translating into MNLTSTPALQGKIAVVTGAGSGMGLATVRAFLREGATVYALDISQDNLDRELGSEDDVTLIALDIADSAAVNDAFTRVRDDHGRLDALVNAAGVSTPNRRATEWVDDINHRMTDAMKKGEEFAPEFLTDIPDEDFDRVMKINLYGAFYAIRAATPLLKAAGGGAVTNFASVAGFLALPMPSYYPASKAAVVGMTRALAGELAPFHIRVNALAPAGINTGMLTQSGDDHVQALLALQPLKRLAEPEEVAETLVFLSSAAGAHYTGQVLSPSGGAHLA
- a CDS encoding serine hydrolase domain-containing protein: MPFNPTALQRLEDEINRDIDNGDYDGVNVIVAQGGDIALQGTYGFAERATERSSRPDDVYRILSLTKGFTNALAYRALGEGKLALSTRVIDVIPEFLGTDPFHMLRKDQVNLGHLLTHRSGMPATPNPGLGPDKFGVLADVIQALGSVDVIHDPGSQVNYSPSINHALIGEMVRRVYGYEHFRDLAREMIFEPLGMKDTAFGLPAERQDRAVPIKVYVPEGGFLAPEDIECLNDYITEDAEMPWVGATSTAEDVFKFAEMLRRKGEVDGEQLIAPAVLEQATSLQTGDMMNDLYSMVNNERGWEAPKGNIGLGFILSDAGTAPNFFGPFTSAGSFGNNGAGSTLFWVDPVRDVTFVFLSAGVMDEGLNVARFQKLSTMVSAAVV